A window of Adhaeribacter arboris genomic DNA:
CTTTTTACAATCCTACAAATTTTAACTAACTTTGGTGAAAAGTTTTTTTCCCATGTCTGAGTCCACCTCTCCTTTTATTTCTGTGGTAAGTCCAGTATACGGGGCAGCAAACTTAGTGGATTTATTGGTAGCTAACATTAGTCAGGTTCTCCAGACAATCACTTCTTCGTACGAAATTATTTTAGTGGATGATGGTAGCCCCGATGCAGCCTGGACTAAAATTGAACAAAATGCCCACCGGCTACCACGAGTAAAGGGCATCAAATTAAGCCGGAATTTTGGTCAGCACCAAGCTATAATGGCTGGTTTAAAATATAGTACCGGTAAATGGGTAGTGGTTATGGATTGTGATTTGCAGGATAACCCCCTTGAATTTCCGCGAATGTTCCAAAAAGCTCAGGAAGGCTATAAAATTGTGCTGGCTCAACGAAATAACAAAAAGCACAATTCGCTAATAATCTTTCTTTCGCAAATTTTTAACCGAATATTATCTTATTTAACAGGTACTACATTTGATAGCCGCATTGGCAATTTCGGGCTTTACCACCGCGAGGTAATTACAACCATCTGCCAAATGCCCGAAAGCATGCATTATTTTCCGTTGATGGTACAAAAAGCAAAGATAGAGCGAGCTATTTTAGCAACGGAGCACCAGAAACGCCCTCTTGGAAGCAGTTCCTACAGCTTGGTTAAAAAACTGAAACTAGCGTTCAAAGTATTATCTTCTTATTCTTCCAAACTCTTGAAGTTAACCATCCGATTGGGTACTATCCTAGCACTTGTGGCTGTTTCTACTACTCTCCTGTATTTTATTTTTATCCCATTCAACTCCTTAACTACCTTAGGTGCCATTTTTAATTTTGTTTCCATTGGTTTTTGGGCAGGCTTCGTCTTGTTTTTACCAGGAATAATGGGGCTTTATCTGGCCAAAATTACTACCGGAACAAAAAAACAGCCTTTATATCGGATTGAAGAAAAAGTAAATTTTGAGCCCGGATTATAGCTAATGGAAGATAAACCCTACGAGCATTTAGCCTGGGATACATCTATTTTTGGTTACAAAGTAGCTCGCATTACCGCTACTAATATCAGTCCGGCGACTATCACCAAACTTTTAGCTTATTTAAAAGAAAATGATTATCACTTAGTTTATTGGTCGGTAAAACCAGAGAATATTTTTTTAAAAATTTTTGCTGAACAAGCGGGCGGATTATTAGTCGACGAAAAAGTTACTTTCGCCACGCAACTCTCCCCTACTTTATTAAGCAATCGAATTATTACCTTACCCATAGAGTCTTATACCAGAACAGAACCCTCCGCTGAATTGCTAAGCCTGGCTTTTCAAAGTGGTACTTATTCCCGTTTTAAGCGCGATTCAAATTTCAAAGATCAAGAATTTGAGAAACTATATACCGCCTGGCTGAAAAATTCACTAAATAAAGAGTCAGCCCGGGAAGTATTCATTTATCGCCAAAAGGAGGCAATAGCTGGCTTTATTTCTTTAACGGATAAAAATAAAGTGGGTCAGATTGGCCTGTTTGCTGTTGCAGAGCAGACCCGCCGAATGGGTATTGGTTCTCAGTTAATAGCGGCTAGCCTGCAAAGATTTTATGAATGGGGATATGTACAAGTACTGGTTAGCACGCAGCAGAAAAATCGACCAGCATTTAATTTTTATAAAAAGAATGGCTTCCTTATTCAAAACACAGAAAATATTTATCATTTCTGGCTGTAACTTACCATAGAAATACAATAATTATCGTCTCTTGCTCCTGCTTTATAAGAAAATTTAC
This region includes:
- a CDS encoding glycosyltransferase family 2 protein, translating into MSESTSPFISVVSPVYGAANLVDLLVANISQVLQTITSSYEIILVDDGSPDAAWTKIEQNAHRLPRVKGIKLSRNFGQHQAIMAGLKYSTGKWVVVMDCDLQDNPLEFPRMFQKAQEGYKIVLAQRNNKKHNSLIIFLSQIFNRILSYLTGTTFDSRIGNFGLYHREVITTICQMPESMHYFPLMVQKAKIERAILATEHQKRPLGSSSYSLVKKLKLAFKVLSSYSSKLLKLTIRLGTILALVAVSTTLLYFIFIPFNSLTTLGAIFNFVSIGFWAGFVLFLPGIMGLYLAKITTGTKKQPLYRIEEKVNFEPGL
- a CDS encoding GNAT family N-acetyltransferase — its product is MEDKPYEHLAWDTSIFGYKVARITATNISPATITKLLAYLKENDYHLVYWSVKPENIFLKIFAEQAGGLLVDEKVTFATQLSPTLLSNRIITLPIESYTRTEPSAELLSLAFQSGTYSRFKRDSNFKDQEFEKLYTAWLKNSLNKESAREVFIYRQKEAIAGFISLTDKNKVGQIGLFAVAEQTRRMGIGSQLIAASLQRFYEWGYVQVLVSTQQKNRPAFNFYKKNGFLIQNTENIYHFWL